The DNA region ATGCAGCGTGACCAGGTCGCTCCCCCGCAGCAATTCATCGAGCGAAACGTGCTCGACAGCGGAACCGGGGCGGTGCACGGGACGATTGTCATGGGCCAGGATGCGGCAGCCGAAACCTCGCAGCCGGTCCATGACCGCCGCGCCGATACGGCCCGTCCCGATCACTCCGACGGCCAGATCGCGCAGTTCCTTCCCCCGTACATCACTCAGTCGGTAATCGTGCATGTCGGTGCGACGGACGATAGATTTGGCATCCCTTACTGCCATCAGCATGAGCATCAGCGTGTAATCGGCCACGCTGTCCGGCGAGTAGGAGACGTTTTCGACAGAGATGCCGATGCTGTCCGCGTATTCCACGTCGATGTGGTTGTAGCCGATGCTCCGTGTGGATATATACGTCACGCCGGTTCGACCGAGCGCACGCAGCGTGGCATGGGTGATGGGCGTCTTGTGGCCGACGCTGATGCACCGGCTACCGGAGGCCAGTTCAGTATTTGCTTCGCACACCGGTGCGTCGGTGATGGCCGGCTGCACACCGAAGCCGGGCGCCAGCTCGCGGAACAGAACGGCTTCGTCCGAGCCGCACCCGTACATGGTTATGCGGGTCGTTTCGCTGTGTGTCATGCCTCAAGCCAAGGCGGCGTGCTGTTGCCGGAACGTATGTGCTTTTCGATATGCCCGCGATACGTCCCATTTCCTTGACTGGAGGCATGACTTACAAAACAGCAGGGATGACGTCCAGGGAATCGGCGTGATCCCGCTCAGCCTCGGCGAGATCGCCGAAATCGTTGGCGGAAAGGCCGAGGGCGACAGCTCCGTGACCGTGACCGCGCCGGCCGTGCTCGACAGCCGACAGGCCGAGCCGGGCAGCCTCTTCGTCGCCTTCGCCGGCGAGCACGCCGACGGCCACAACTACGCGGAACGAGCCGGGCGGGCCGGTGCGGTGGCCGTGCTCGGCTCCCGGCCCACGCCGCTGCCCACCGTCGTCGTCGAGGACGTCCAGACCGCGCTGCAGATGCTCGCCGCCCATGTCGTGGCCCAGCTGCGCGACGGACTGACCGTCGTCGGAGTGACCGGCTCGCAGGGCAAGACCGGCACCAAGGACCTGCTGGCGGCCGTGCTTTCGGGGACCGGGCCGACGGTCGCCACGGTCGGCTCGCTCAACAACGAGCTCGGTGTGCCGCTCACCATGCTGCGCGCCCAGGCGGCCACCCGGTTCCTCGTCCTGGAGATGGGAGCCCGCCATGTCGGCGACATCGCCGAGCTCACCGGCCTGGTCGCGCCCGACATCGCCATCGTCCTCAACGTCGGCCTGGCCCACCTCGGCGAGTTCGGGTCGCGCGCCGCCATCGCCAGGACCAAGGGCGAACTGGTGCAGGGGCTTGCACCCGGCGGCACCGCCGTCCTCAACGCCGACGATCCCGCGGTGGCCGCGATGCGCGCGCTCACCGACGGTCCGGTGTTGACCTTCGGCCGGGCGGCCCACGCCGACGTACGGGCACTCGACCTGGCCCTTGACCGGCTCGGCCGACCTTCCTGCACGCTGCGGACCCTCGCCACCTCGGCCCACCTTGCGCTACCGCTCGTCGGCGCCCACCAGACGCTCAACGCTTCGGCCGCCGCGGCGGCAGCTCTTGCTGCCGGGGTTCCCCTCGACCTGGCCACGGCGGCGCTGACCACCGCCTCGCTGTCGCCGTGGCGGATGGAGCCGCGCGACCTCGCCTGCGGGGCGACACTGCTCAACGACTCCTACAACGCCAACCCCGACTCCACCCGCGCCGCCCTGGACGCGCTGGCGGCCATCCGGGGCAGGCGCCGCATCGCCGTACTCGGCGAAATGCTCGAACTCGGCGACGACAGCGAGGCCGAGCACCGCGCCGTCGGAGCGTACGCCGCCGCCCGGGCCGACGTGGTGGCCGCCGTCGGCGAGGCAGCCCGGCCGATCGCCGCCGGCGCGGGAGAGCGAGCGATGATCCTCCCCGACAACGACGCGGCCGTCGACTGGCTGCGCGACCACATCGCCGCCGGCGATGTGGTCCTGGTCAAGGCTTCCCGCGGGGCACACCTCGACGAAGTCGCCGCCGCGCTCGCGTAGTTCGCTTTACGGTTCAGCGTCCGCGCCGCCTCATATAGAGGTCGAAGGCCCGGTAGACCATCGGCCGCAGCGGCAGGTCCCACTCACCGACGTACCGCACCGCCTGGCCGCCGGTGCCGACTTTGAACCGGACCAGACCGACGTGCGGGTCGTCGGCGTCGAGGGTGGGGGTGATGCCGCGCAGATCGTAGACGTCGCAGCCGACCGCGAGCGCGTCACGGATCATCGCCCACTGGCAGGCATTGGAGCCGCGCACCTCGCGCTTCTCCGTGGCGGAGGCACCATAGGCGTACACCGCGTGGGCTCCGACGCGGACCAGGACAGTGGCGGCGACCAAGTCGCCCTGGTGGTGGGCCAGGTAGAGCGTGATCCGCTCGGGGGCCTCGGCGCTCAGCTCCGCGAACATGGTCTCGAAGTAGCGCAGCGGCCGGGGTGTGAAGCGGTCGCGCTCGGCGGTGTGGACGTAGAGGTCGTGAAACGCCTTCAGGTCTTCCGGACCTCCATCGCCGACCGTGACCTGGACACCCTCCTTGGCCGCCTTCTTGATGTTGCGGCGCCACTGCTGGTTCATGCCCCTGAGCAGCTCGTCCTCGGTCCTGCCTGCCAGCGGGACCTCGTACTTGAACTGCGGATGCCCGACCCCGAACCCGTCCTGCGGGTTCTGCGGCAGCCAGCCCGCGTCCTTGAGCCTGCTGCCGACGCGGGCGCCGACCGGGTCGCCCCACTGTCGTGGCAGGTCGGTCAGTCGCCGGATGTCCGGGTCGGCGATGCCCTCCTTGACCTGGGCGGCGCTCCAGGTGTCCGTTGCCACCGGCGGGCCGAGCCGGATCGCGAACGCGCCGTGCTCCTTGAGATACGCCGCCAGTGGATCGAGCCAGGCACTGATCTCGCCGCTCCAGTCGATGACCGGGCCCTCGGGCAGATACGCCAGCGTGAAGCGGTCGAGCCGCGGCACCGGGCGGTGCAGGACGAGCCCGGCACCGACCATGCGCCGTTCGTCGAACCAGCCGAGGGACTCGCTGCGCCACTCGGTCTTGACGCGGCCCCACGCCGGGGTCTGCAGAAAGCTGACCGATCGCTGGACCCGCACGAACGCCAAATGCTCGGCGGCACTGATCGGCCTGACGACCGGATTCCCGGCTGCTGCTCGTACCGGTTCGCTGTAGGACATGCCACCAGTGAAGGCGGCGGGGTGTTGCCCGGGCGTATGCAGTTCTCAATACGCCGACGATATGCCACCACCCTGCGGCTCACGCGGCGTTCACCAGGTGATCCCTGCCGCCACCGGCCGACTGAAGCCGAGCGCCACCTCCGCCACGTCCTGTACCGAGCGCAGTTGCAATAGCGGCACCAGGTGATCAACGGCTGCCCGCGCGGAACCGGATTGGGCCTCGAGAATGAGCCACGTTCAACGCGTCGACTAGTCGACTAAAAGAAGCCGAAGAACCGATCCCACCAGCTGGGCTGCCACGCGCCTTTGTCCCATGGACGCAGCCGACTCTCCCCGTCGTACCGGAGATTGAGCAGCTCTTCCGGGACCACCACGTACCCCAGGCCGATGACCGCTTGCTCCACCCTTTCAAGATCCCCGGCGTCCAGCTCGCCCTCCGCCTGAGCATCATCCGTGCCGAAAAAGGCCCCGGGGTTGTCGGCCGACACCAGAGCCAGAGACCCGAACTTGCTCAAGCACACCACGATCCGAGTTCCGCACACCGTCGCTTCTGCGGGGACAATGACGCGACCGTACTCACTGGAGTCCTGGGTATCCCGCTCAGCCTCGCAGCTCGTCCCGAAGTCGCTCTCCAGCCTGAACACCAGACGTCCGAACGGCACAGCAGCTTCGCTACGGCTGTAGCCCATGGGCCACTCCAGCCACTCCGGGTCGTCGAGCCGGCGCAGCAAGGTCATCAAATCCGGTTCGCTCTCCGCCATCCACCCATCCTGGCGCGAGAGGCCGACGCTGGTCCATCCGGTTCCTGGAACTGCCGCAGCCCGACATCACGCATTCAAGTTCAGTAGCAGGCCGCCGACAAACAGCAGACGAACCCGACGGACCATTGTTCGTGCTGAGGGCTGAGGGCTGAGCTCGAGACATACCGCAGGTGGGAACAACCGGGTATTGCCAGCACGTATGTGATTGTCGATACGCGGACGATATGTGCCGGCTCATAGCCTTGATTCATGCGTGTCCTGATCGTCGAGGACGAGCCCTACCTGGCCGAAGCCATCCGCGATGGCCTGCGCCTGGAAGCGATCGCGGCCGATATCGCCGGTGACGGTGACACCGTTCTGGAACTGCTCAGCATCAACACCTACGACCTCGGCGTCCTTGACCGCCGGCGCGCCCACAACAGGCCCTCTGCGCAAACGCCTCGGCAAACCCTGGGTCATCGCCACCATGCCGGGCGTCGGCTACCGCATCGACACAGCACCCGTCACAGGGCATGGGAGTACTGACCGTGGATAGGCAGCCCGGCTTGAGCGTCCGCCTCAAACTCACCCTCAGCTACGCCGGATTCCTCATGCTCGCGGGCGCCCTGCTGCTCGTCGCCGTGGGAGTGTTCCTCCTGCGACAGGGATGGTTGCAAACCAACGAATCGGGGGCGGTGCGAGTAACTCCGGGCACCCTCTTCGTGCGCGGTTTCGCCCCAACGGCAGCAACAGTACTGGTGTTCCTCCTGGTATTCGGCCTCCTGGGAGGATGGATCCTCGCCGGACGCATGCTCGCCCCGCTGGACCGAATCACCCACGCCACCCGCACGGCCGCGGCCGGATCGCTGTCCCACCGGATCCGTCTGCCGGGCCGCAAGGACGAGTTCCGTGAACTCGCCGACGCCTTCGACATGATGCTCGCGCAGCTCGAAGCTCACGTCGCGGAACAGCAGAGGTTCGCCGCCAACGCCTCGCACGAGCTGCGTACCCCGTTGGCGATCTCGAAGACGCTCATCGACGTCGCCCGCGCCGATCCGAACCAGGACACCGGCAAACTCGTCGACCGCCTCCACACCGTCAACACCCGGGCCATCGACCTCACCGAGGCACTGCTCCTGCTCAGCCGCGCCAACCAACGATCCTTCACCCGAGAACACGTCGACCTGTCCCTCGTCGCAGAGGAAGCAGCCGAAACGCTCCACCCGCTCGCGGAAAAGAACGGCGTCGCCCTCAAGACCAGTGGCGACATCTCCCCCACGAGCGGTTCGCCCGCGCTCCTGCTGCAGCTCACCACGAACCTCGTACACAACGCGATCGTCCACAACGTCGCGGAACAGGGCACCGTCTGGGTCCACACCGGCGTCCGCCCCGAAACCGTGGTGCTCACCGTCGAGAACACCGGCGAGAAGCTCACCCCACAACGGGCCTCGACACTCACCGAACCATTCCAGCGCGGCACCGAGCGTATCCACGCCGACCAGGCAGGCGTCGGTCTGGGCCTGGCCATCGTCAAGACCATCACCGAGGCACACGACGGAACACTGACGCTTACCCCACGCCCGGCCGGCGGACTCCGCGTCACCGTGGAGTTGCCCGCGGCATCAGGAGGGTGAGCCTCGAGCCACCAAGAGGAAACCAACCGGGGCCGCCCGACACCTCCCGAGCCATACAGGTGTCAGTAATGGATCTGCCGGACAAGGCGGTACCAGCGCAGGAGGACGCCCGTCGGCTGCTCGTCGAGCCACGCGCACGGTGACTTCCTGCCCGTATTCGAGCAGTTCCTTGGTTCCTCGGCCGGCCTGTCCCCGGCCACAGTGCCCCGGCTGAGCCCTCTCGTCCGAGCAGGTGCCGGCATCGAGCGCGGCAAGCTCCTCGAGCGTCCCCACGACGAGTCAGGAAATGACGCTCAAACCGCATGGGTTGCTGTCATCACTCGATCCAACGGGCAGCGGCTTCGTAGGTAGTGGCTGGGGTGCTGTTGAACGCGATGGCCGCATCGGGCGCGTGCCGCCGAACCAGGTTGACTACTCGCTCGAGGAGTTCAACTTGATCGTCTGAGTGCCGTAGGCCACCGCCGACGGTGACGCACTCCCACGGATGGGCTCGCAGCGCATTCCCGACGACCGCTTCCACGTCGTCACTTCCGTCTATGCCGAATAAGCAGGTCTCGACGCCCACACCGTGTTCGGCGAACTTGGCCAGTCCCGCCTCGATCGCCTTGGCTACCGGCTCGGGATCCCACGGCCCGGGCACCCGATACGGATCAACCCCGATGACAAGGACGCGGGGTGAAGCAGTGATGTCCATGTTCGGACGATACGCGCCGAACGACCCGCGAATCAGGAGGTGACGCCCAAGCCGCGTGACACCCCGACCCACGGGTCTTGAATATTCCGCGTCGTGCGGCTTCGGTGTTGGCGCTGGGTTCAGTTGCCTCGCGATGGCAGTGAGGCGTTCGGCCTCTGGCCGACCCAGGCCTTTGTCCAGGCAGCGAAGGCGTCCAGTGCTGCGGGGTAGTACTCGCGCAACACAGACCGGAGCCGGCTGGAGATCAGCTGCTGGTCCAGGTTACGTCCTGCTGGGCCACGGCCAGGACGGCTCGCCTGCGTCCTCGGCGACGATCTGCGCGCGGCGGCGCCCGGTGCCAACAGCCTGGAAACTGGCGTCAGCCTGCTCCGAGTGACGTCGCCGGTGGCCCCGCGCTCGCCGCCGTGATCGGCGCCGTCCGATGGAGCGGCACCACCGGAGAACGGCTGCGTGCCCGTCCCCGTTGCCTCGTCCGGAGCCTCGCGACGGCTGGCTGCCCACTCAATTCGTCGCACCGACACAAGGGCCGTGAACCAGGCCCGCGCCCGGATCCACTGCCGCACCGAACGCGCCGTCGCCACCCTCACGACCTGGCAAATCCTGACCGCGCTGCGTTGCAGC from Streptomyces sp. NBC_00258 includes:
- a CDS encoding lipid II:glycine glycyltransferase FemX, with translation MSYSEPVRAAAGNPVVRPISAAEHLAFVRVQRSVSFLQTPAWGRVKTEWRSESLGWFDERRMVGAGLVLHRPVPRLDRFTLAYLPEGPVIDWSGEISAWLDPLAAYLKEHGAFAIRLGPPVATDTWSAAQVKEGIADPDIRRLTDLPRQWGDPVGARVGSRLKDAGWLPQNPQDGFGVGHPQFKYEVPLAGRTEDELLRGMNQQWRRNIKKAAKEGVQVTVGDGGPEDLKAFHDLYVHTAERDRFTPRPLRYFETMFAELSAEAPERITLYLAHHQGDLVAATVLVRVGAHAVYAYGASATEKREVRGSNACQWAMIRDALAVGCDVYDLRGITPTLDADDPHVGLVRFKVGTGGQAVRYVGEWDLPLRPMVYRAFDLYMRRRGR
- a CDS encoding UDP-N-acetylmuramoyl-tripeptide--D-alanyl-D-alanine ligase produces the protein MIPLSLGEIAEIVGGKAEGDSSVTVTAPAVLDSRQAEPGSLFVAFAGEHADGHNYAERAGRAGAVAVLGSRPTPLPTVVVEDVQTALQMLAAHVVAQLRDGLTVVGVTGSQGKTGTKDLLAAVLSGTGPTVATVGSLNNELGVPLTMLRAQAATRFLVLEMGARHVGDIAELTGLVAPDIAIVLNVGLAHLGEFGSRAAIARTKGELVQGLAPGGTAVLNADDPAVAAMRALTDGPVLTFGRAAHADVRALDLALDRLGRPSCTLRTLATSAHLALPLVGAHQTLNASAAAAAALAAGVPLDLATAALTTASLSPWRMEPRDLACGATLLNDSYNANPDSTRAALDALAAIRGRRRIAVLGEMLELGDDSEAEHRAVGAYAAARADVVAAVGEAARPIAAGAGERAMILPDNDAAVDWLRDHIAAGDVVLVKASRGAHLDEVAAALA
- a CDS encoding sensor histidine kinase encodes the protein MDRQPGLSVRLKLTLSYAGFLMLAGALLLVAVGVFLLRQGWLQTNESGAVRVTPGTLFVRGFAPTAATVLVFLLVFGLLGGWILAGRMLAPLDRITHATRTAAAGSLSHRIRLPGRKDEFRELADAFDMMLAQLEAHVAEQQRFAANASHELRTPLAISKTLIDVARADPNQDTGKLVDRLHTVNTRAIDLTEALLLLSRANQRSFTREHVDLSLVAEEAAETLHPLAEKNGVALKTSGDISPTSGSPALLLQLTTNLVHNAIVHNVAEQGTVWVHTGVRPETVVLTVENTGEKLTPQRASTLTEPFQRGTERIHADQAGVGLGLAIVKTITEAHDGTLTLTPRPAGGLRVTVELPAASGG
- a CDS encoding D-isomer specific 2-hydroxyacid dehydrogenase family protein, which translates into the protein MTHSETTRITMYGCGSDEAVLFRELAPGFGVQPAITDAPVCEANTELASGSRCISVGHKTPITHATLRALGRTGVTYISTRSIGYNHIDVEYADSIGISVENVSYSPDSVADYTLMLMLMAVRDAKSIVRRTDMHDYRLSDVRGKELRDLAVGVIGTGRIGAAVMDRLRGFGCRILAHDNRPVHRPGSAVEHVSLDELLRGSDLVTLHAPLTAATHHLLNRQRLAQMKDGALIVNTGRGALIDTEALVKELESGRLGGVALDVVEGEEGIFYADCRDKPIEGKALLRLQELPNALISPHTAYYTDHALRDTVENSLTNCLTFESRNHHG